Genomic window (Planococcus sp. MSAK28401):
TTCTCTATTTCTTCCTGATCCGCTGGCGTTATATCGCCCATTTAAAAGCTTAGAACCCAAGCGAGCCGCCGGTGAATTCCGGCGGCTTTTTGCTGGGGATTTTTGGCGGGCAGTTGTATTGTCTGAAGATTTATTTTATAATGAAAAAAGTAAATATGAATGAGTATTCATTCAACAGAAAGAGGGATATTCAATGAATTTGGGAGAACGTGTTCACGAAATTGCACAACAGGAAGCTGGAAGAATTGCTTATACGTTCATGGGCAAAGACACGACTTACGGCGAATTTGATCAATCGGTATCGAAATTCGCAGGGGCATTGCAGGAACTCGGCGTGGAAAAAGGGGACCACGTCGCATTTTTGTTGAGCAATACCCCGCATTTTCTCATTTCACTCTATGCCACATTGCGGCTGGGCGCGACGGCTGTCCCGGTCAACCCGATTTATAGCCCGGATGAAATCGCTTACATCGTCAATAACAGCGATGCTAAAGTGGTTGTGGCGCTCGATGCCTTGCTGCCGCTTGTGGAAAAAGCCCATCAGGCCTTGCCTGCAGTGGAAACATACGTCATTTGCGAGACAGACCCATCGACTGCTGAAAAAATGGCGCAATTGCCGGAAGCTGTCAAAGGGAAAGTTCGTTCATTCACACAACTTCTTACAACTTCCAACGCATTCGATGGCACGGCTGATATTTCATCAGATGACAATGCCGTCATTCTCTATACGTCTGGGACCACCGGCAAACCGAAAGGCGCGATGCTAACCCATGGCAATCTTTATTCCAATGCCCGGGATGTCGCGGAGTATCTTCAGATCACCCCGGATGACCGTGTCGTGGCCACGCTGCCGGTGTTCCATGTGTTCGCCTTGACGGTCGTCGTCAATGCCCCGTTGATGCAAGGGGCAACGATCGTTCTCGTACCGCGCTTCACGCCGCAAGAGGTATTCGCTGCGACAAAAGCGTCACAGGCAACAGTCTTTGCAGGCGTTCCGACAATGTTCAATTTCATGTACCAATTGCCGGATGTGGATCCGGCCGACTTCGCTTCTGTACGCTTGGCGATTTCCGGCGGGTCCGCGATGCCTGTCGCATTGCTGCATAATTTCGAAGACAAATTCAATGTCCGGATTTCCGAAGGCTACGGCTTATCGGAAGCATCACCTGTTACTTGTTTCAATCCGATTGACCGCGAACGCAAAGCTGGATCGATCGGCACCTCGATCATCAATGTCGAGAACAAGGTCGTCAATGAACTTGGCGATGAAGTCCCAGTCGGGGAAGTCGGCGAGTTGATCGTCCGCGGCCCGAACGTCATGAAAGGCTATTATAAAATGCCGGAAGAAACGCAAGCTGCCATCAAAGACGGCTGGTTATATACAGGGGACCTTGCAAAGGTCGATGAAGAAGGCTATTTCTTTATCGTTGACCGCAAAAAAGACATGATCATCGTCGGCGGCTATAATGTCTATCCGCGCGAAGTCGAAGAAGTTCTATTCGCCCATCCGGCGATTGTCGAAGCGGCAGTTGTCGGCTTGCCGGATGCTGATTTCGGCGAGTCAGTCAACGCCTATGTGGTGTTGAAAGATGACGCGGTTTCCATCGATGAGCTGCAGGGATATTGTGCAGAGCATTTAGCGAAATACAAAGTGCCGCGCCATATGGAGATTCTCGATGAATTGCCGAAAAACACGACAGGCAAAATCCTGCGCCGTTCGCTGAAAGACCAAGCGGTAAAAAAATAACTATGGACCGCTTTCCGCTTTTGCCGGGAAGCGGTTTTTTATTTGCGAAAACCCGCTATCCAGGTTTTCAAAGAGCTTTCATTGAAAAGACAGACAATTACCGATATAGTGAAAGGGCAACTGTTACGATAAACGAAATAGTTATCCAGGAGGCTGAGCGTGTGTTGAAAAAAGCTGTTGAAATAGAAGATTTACTCGAATTAACTTCCGTGACCGACCCGAAGGTTTCACCCGACGGGAAACGCGCGGTATTCGTCCAAACAAAAATGGACGAAGAAGAAAATACATATTATTCGCATGTGCACCATATTTCGCTGGAAACCGGCGAGTCGATTCCTTGGACTTACGGAAAAACCCGCAATAGCCAACCAGCCTGGTCAGCAGACGGCCGCCACATCGCTTTTCTATCCGACCGCAACGACAAGAACCAATTGTATGTCCTTCCAGCAGGCGGCGGGGAAGCGCGCGCTGTGACGGATTTTGAAAAAGGGGTGAGCAGTTTCCGCTGGTCGCCTTGCAATAAGAAAATCTGGGTCAATGCGCTGGTGCAGGACGGAAAAACATTCACGGATCAAGAACCGGAAAAAGAGGACGACAAGAAAAAGCCTGAACCTTACCGCACGACGATCATGAAATACAAAATGGATGGCAGCGGGCTGGTCAAGCAGGACTACCACCGCCAAATCGGTTTTGTGGACCTGGAGACAGGAACGGTGGAGCAGTTGACGGAAGGGCCTTATCATTTTAGCTTGGAAGCCATTTCACATGACGGCACGAAAATGGTGTATGGATCGGCCAAAGAAGAAAATCAGGATTTCATTTTCCGCCAGTCGCTCTACATGCGCGATCTGGAAACGGGAGAAGAAACAGCCGTCATCGAACAAGATGGATATTACGGGGATGCCGCATTTTCCTTCGATGATGCACGCTTGGCGTTTGTCGGCCATTCACGCGCTTATGAAAATGCCACACAAGCCGACTTGTATGTGTATGAAACAGCAACTCAAACGACGCAATGCCTGACAGAAGGCATCGATGCCCCAATCGGCGATTATGTCGTCGCGGACCATCAGCAAGGCGCCCAGGCACCGGGCGTCGTCTGGACGAAAGACGACCATTTATACTTCCAGGTATCTACAGATGGCGATGTGCGCCTGTATTTTGCTTCGCTTGACGGGGCGGTGTATCCGGCTTCCCCGGAAGATGAGCATGTCTACGGCTACGATATCGCTAGAGACGGCAGCTTCGCACTTGCCGCTATCAGCAACCCCGTGTCTCCCGGAGAGCTTTACAAACTTGTCATTTCGACTGGAGAGCGCGAAGCACTGACTTCTGGCAATTCAAACTACCTAGAACAAACGGAATTGATTGCAGCGGAAAGCGTCTCGCATACAACGGAAGACGATTTTGAAATACATGGCTGGCTCATGAAGCCCCGTGGATTCGAACCGGGCGGAAAATATCCGCTCGTCGTCAATATCCACGGCGGGCCGCATGCCATGTACGCCAATACATTCGTCCATGAAATGCAATTGCTTGCAGCAAACGGCTATGGCGTCCTATACGTCAATCCGCGCGGCAGCCACGGCTATGGCCAACGCTTTGTCGATGCCGTGCGCGGCGATTACGGCGGCGGGGATTACCGCGATATCATGGGGGCGCTCGACAATGTTCTCGCAGAAAATGACTGGGTGGATACAGAGCGGCTCGGCGTAACCGGCGGCAGCTACGGCGGTTTCATGACCAACTGGATCGTCTCGCATACCGGGCGTTTTAAAGCGGCTGTGACCCAGCGTTCGATTTGCAACTGGATTTCCTTTTTCGGCGTTTCAGACATCGGCTATTATTTCAGCGAGTGGCAGCACGGAGCCGCCATGGACAATGTCGATAAGCTATGGGAGCATTCCCCGCTGAAATATGCGAAAGACATCCACACGCCGCTGCTCATTTTGCATTCGGAAAACGACCATCGCTGCCCGATCGAGCAAGGAGAGCAATTATTTGTCACGCTGAAAAGCATGCACAAGGAAACGGAATTTGTCCGTTTCCCGGAAGCGGACCATAATTTATCGCGCACCGGCAAACCGAATTTGCGTTTTGCCAGGTTGCAGGAGATTGTCGGCTGGATGGAGCGGCTGTGAATAGAAAAAAGCCAGGCGGAGATTTTTTCTCCGCCTGGCTTTTTTGATTAGCGCCCTTTGAATTCCGGTTTGCGTTTCTCGCCGAACGCGAGCAGCGCCTCAACGCGGTCCTCTGTCGGTATGGTGATTTCGTAAGCTTTCCGTTCGATTTGAAGCCCTGTTTGCATATCGGCGTTCATGCCGTGTTTAATGGCAAATTTAGCTTGCTGCAACGCGATTGGCCCGTTCGCTAAAATCGAGTCCGCAAATTCGCCTGTCATTTGCGCCAAGTCGTCTGGCGCAGCGAGGCGGGTGACGAGGCCGTAATCGAGTGCTTCTGATGATTTCAAGCGGCGCGCGGTCAAGATCAATTCCATCGCTTTCGCCTCGCCGATCAATCTCGGCAGGCGCTGCGTGCCGCCGGCGCCTGGTATGATCGCAAGGCTCGTTTCGGTCAACCCGAGCAATGTATCGTCCGCTGCGATGCGGAAATCACAAGCCAAAGCAAGCTCCATGCCGCCGCCGAACGCGTAGCCATTGATCATGGCAATTGTTGGCTGCGGCAAGTTTTCGATGGTCGTGAACACTTCACCGATTTTGTAGAGATTGCGCTTGACCTGGTCTTGCGTCAAGGTCTTGCGTTCTTTCAAGTCGGCCCCGACACTGAAAGCCTTGTCGCCAGCACCGGTGAAGACGACGACCCGAATATCGGGATTGATGCGGATCGCTTCTGCCACTTGGCCAAGTTCAGCGAGCATATCGTAATTGAATGCATTCATCGAATCCGGCCGGTTCAAAGTGATGAACGCCAAATTTCCTTTTTGTTCATAATGAATTGTTTCCATATCCATCCCCCTTTAATAATCCATCCGTTAAAAACATACCACTTTTTGGACTAATCTGTCACCAAACTCTATAATGGGAACAACAGGGGGGAGCTCATTCATGAATCAGGTTACATATCTCCGTATTTACCGCATCGTTTCCATGGCGATCCGATTTTATTTACAAATATCGCTTTTCCAAAGGCGCAATAGGGGCAAGTGGACTCCAGTCGTTGAACAGCGCTGGAATGAGCTCGTCACCCGCCAGGCAAAAGAATACAAGGAACTGGCGCTCAAGCTGGGCGGCCTGATGATCAAATTGGGCCAATTCTTGTCCACCCGTGCGGATATCATGCCGCCGAGCTTCTTGGCGGAGCTTGAGGGACTGACGGACCGTGTGCCATCCGTGCCGCGAAAAGACATCATCGAAGTGATGGAGCAGGAGTGGAATGTCGAGCATAACAATTATCTGGATGAATTATCGGATCAAGCAATCGCTTCCGCCTCCATCGGCGAGGTGTTCAAAGGCCGCTTGAAAAATGGCACCGAAGTCGCTGTCAAAGTCCAGCGCCCGGGG
Coding sequences:
- a CDS encoding S9 family peptidase, which produces MLKKAVEIEDLLELTSVTDPKVSPDGKRAVFVQTKMDEEENTYYSHVHHISLETGESIPWTYGKTRNSQPAWSADGRHIAFLSDRNDKNQLYVLPAGGGEARAVTDFEKGVSSFRWSPCNKKIWVNALVQDGKTFTDQEPEKEDDKKKPEPYRTTIMKYKMDGSGLVKQDYHRQIGFVDLETGTVEQLTEGPYHFSLEAISHDGTKMVYGSAKEENQDFIFRQSLYMRDLETGEETAVIEQDGYYGDAAFSFDDARLAFVGHSRAYENATQADLYVYETATQTTQCLTEGIDAPIGDYVVADHQQGAQAPGVVWTKDDHLYFQVSTDGDVRLYFASLDGAVYPASPEDEHVYGYDIARDGSFALAAISNPVSPGELYKLVISTGEREALTSGNSNYLEQTELIAAESVSHTTEDDFEIHGWLMKPRGFEPGGKYPLVVNIHGGPHAMYANTFVHEMQLLAANGYGVLYVNPRGSHGYGQRFVDAVRGDYGGGDYRDIMGALDNVLAENDWVDTERLGVTGGSYGGFMTNWIVSHTGRFKAAVTQRSICNWISFFGVSDIGYYFSEWQHGAAMDNVDKLWEHSPLKYAKDIHTPLLILHSENDHRCPIEQGEQLFVTLKSMHKETEFVRFPEADHNLSRTGKPNLRFARLQEIVGWMERL
- a CDS encoding enoyl-CoA hydratase-related protein; amino-acid sequence: METIHYEQKGNLAFITLNRPDSMNAFNYDMLAELGQVAEAIRINPDIRVVVFTGAGDKAFSVGADLKERKTLTQDQVKRNLYKIGEVFTTIENLPQPTIAMINGYAFGGGMELALACDFRIAADDTLLGLTETSLAIIPGAGGTQRLPRLIGEAKAMELILTARRLKSSEALDYGLVTRLAAPDDLAQMTGEFADSILANGPIALQQAKFAIKHGMNADMQTGLQIERKAYEITIPTEDRVEALLAFGEKRKPEFKGR
- a CDS encoding fatty acid--CoA ligase family protein; amino-acid sequence: MNLGERVHEIAQQEAGRIAYTFMGKDTTYGEFDQSVSKFAGALQELGVEKGDHVAFLLSNTPHFLISLYATLRLGATAVPVNPIYSPDEIAYIVNNSDAKVVVALDALLPLVEKAHQALPAVETYVICETDPSTAEKMAQLPEAVKGKVRSFTQLLTTSNAFDGTADISSDDNAVILYTSGTTGKPKGAMLTHGNLYSNARDVAEYLQITPDDRVVATLPVFHVFALTVVVNAPLMQGATIVLVPRFTPQEVFAATKASQATVFAGVPTMFNFMYQLPDVDPADFASVRLAISGGSAMPVALLHNFEDKFNVRISEGYGLSEASPVTCFNPIDRERKAGSIGTSIINVENKVVNELGDEVPVGEVGELIVRGPNVMKGYYKMPEETQAAIKDGWLYTGDLAKVDEEGYFFIVDRKKDMIIVGGYNVYPREVEEVLFAHPAIVEAAVVGLPDADFGESVNAYVVLKDDAVSIDELQGYCAEHLAKYKVPRHMEILDELPKNTTGKILRRSLKDQAVKK